In one Conger conger chromosome 5, fConCon1.1, whole genome shotgun sequence genomic region, the following are encoded:
- the dcbld1 gene encoding discoidin, CUB and LCCL domain-containing protein 1: MSGNEKLYGFFFIYSTLSLLFGEKPGDGCGHSIQGPESGVLSSKNYPGTYPNNTWCQVKVRVPEGNGIILKLADLDIEAKVCKSDYVRILKGAYRNDPVYGPSCGNLKTLPKDPVLVDSNEITVEFRSGVHISGRGFLLSYATREHKDLLTCLDKGSHFSSPKYTKYCPAGCKAVAGDISGDVTQGYRHTSVLCKAAVHAGVIQDQMGGAITVEVHKGRSHYAAARANGIQSRDGSLSDTLFTFITDDFRKQTTLHPVSVNASSWCQRCVVAGRLQDSPPNSGLPDTGGRTWEPEHHDRKQQWLQFDLGEKKKITEIVTTGSTLLDFDCYVESYKVEYKERSQWKTYTHHNSSDSKVFEGNVDNLHTARNTLHPPIVARFLRIVPYTWHERIALGVELRGSPYVRVDTSSQFIPLETVRPEPFPPREDNQTTQTVTSQGDMVQLAIIIVSTVVGVLVVLGGICVFKSLHKKKTKETPYGATDAQETGCWKQIQQPFSRHQSTEFTISYSSEKDPVQKLDLVTSNMAEYQQPLMIGTGTVARKGSTFRPIDKEGKDDPADPAAHYDYLHTANQYALPLTNQEPEYATPIIERHTFRKEAFLPDPSYSVPGAVLSRTPSFKAVDCGPHRKPGAFYQTPQVKTDRANNSEGVYDRPKVSTSLAQNGTGGDYQRPQVKPSVLESYSSPRDCVKAGGGTTRSPNV, translated from the exons ATGTCTGGAAACGAAAAGCTTTATGGATTCTTTTTCATTTACTCCACACTTTCTTTGCTGTTTGGTGAGAAACCGG GAGACGGCTGTGGTCACTCCATCCAGGGCCCGGAGAGCGGGGTCCTCTCCTCGAAGAACTACCCCGGCACCTACCCCAACAACACCTGGTGCCAGGTGAAGGTACGCGTGCCGGAGGGCAACGGCATCATTCTGAAGCTGGCCGACCTCGACATTGAGGCCAAGGTGTGCAAGTCCGACTATGTCCGGATCCTCAAAGGGGCCTACAGGAACGATCCCG TGTATGGGCCGTCCTGTGGGAACCTGAAGACGCTGCCCAAGGACCCCGTGCTCGTCGACTCCAACGAGATCACCGTGGAGTTCCGCAGCGGCGTTCACATCTCCGGCCGAGGGTTCCTCCTGTCCTACGCCACCAGGGAGCACAAGG ATCTGCTCACCTGCTTGGACAAAGGCAGCCATTTCTCATCTCCGAAGTACAC GAAGTACTGTCCAGCAGGATGCAAAGCGGTGGCGGGCGACATATCTGGGGACGTTACGCAGGGCTACAGACAC ACGTCTGTCCTGTGCAAGGCGGCCGTCCACGCCGGTGTCATCCAGGACCAGATGGGCGGGGCCATAACGGTGGAGGTGCACAAAGGCCGCAGTCACTACGCGGCAGCCAGGGCCAACGGGATCCAGTCCAGAGA CGGATCCTTGTCCGACACCCTCTTCACGTTCATCACTGACG ATTTCAGGAAGCAGACGACGTTGCATCCCGTATCGGTGAACGCCAGCTCCTGGTGCCAGCGGTGCGTCGTAGCGGGGCGCCTGCAAGACTCGCCCCCCAACAGCGGCCTCCCAGACACCGGGGGGCGTACCTGGGAGCCAGAGCACCACGACCGCAAGCAGCAGTGGCTTCAGTTCGACCTGGGCGAGAAGAAGAAAATCACAG AGATCGTAACCACAGGGTCAACTCTCCTGGACTTTGACTGCTACGTCGAGAGTTACAAGGTCGAGTACAAGGAGAGAAGCCAGTGGAAGACGTACACTCATCACAACAGCTCCGACTCCAAG GTGTTCGAGGGGAACGTGGACAACCTGCACACGGCCCGGAACACGCTACACCCGCCCATCGTAGCGCGTTTCCTGCGCATCGTCCCGTACACCTGGCACGAGAGGATCGCCCTTGGGGTTGAGCTGCGCGGCTCGCCCTATGTCAGAG TGGACACATCCTCCCAGTTTATCCCCCTGGAGACCGTGAGGCCAGAACCCTTCCCCCCCAGAGAAGACAATCAAACAACCCAGACCGTGACCTCTCAGGGTGATATGG TGCAACTGGCCATCATCATCGTCTCCACAGTTGTGGGCGTGCTGGTGGTTCTGGGAGGAATCTGCGTTTTCAAGAGCCTGCACAA GAAGAAGACAAAGGAGACGCCGTACGGGGCCACCGACGCCCAGGAAACAG GATGCTGGAAGCAGATACAGCAGCCCTTCTCCCGCCACCAGTCCACAGAGTTCACCATCAGCTACAGCTCGGAGAAGGACCCCGTGCAGAAACTGGACCTGGTGACCAGCAACATGGCGG AGTACCAGCAACCCCTGATGATTGGGACGGGGACCGTCGCACGGAAGGGCTCCACGTTCAGACCTATTGACAAGGAGGGCAAGGACGACCCCGCGGACCCCGCAGCGCACTACGATTACCTGCACACGGCCAACCAGTACGCCCTGCCCCTAACCAATCAGGAGCCGGAGTACGCCACGCCCATCATTGAGCGGCACACCTTCCGGAAGGAGGCCTTCCTGCCGGACCCCAGCTACAGCGTGCCGGGGGCCGTCCTCAGCAGGACCCCCTCCTTCAAGGCCGTGGACTGCGGGCCCCACAGGAAGCCAGGGGCTTTCTACCAGACCCCCCAGGTCAAAACTGACCGAGCCAACAACTCGGAGGGGGTCTATGACCGCCCCAAAGTGAGCACGTCGCTGGCCCAGAATGGGACCGGCGGGGACTACCAAAGGCCCCAGGTCAAGCCGTCAGTGTTGGAGAGCTACTCCTCCCCCAGGGACTGTGTGAAAGCAGGGGGTGGCACTACCCGGAGCCCCAATGTCTGA